The genomic DNA CCAGCGGCTGGCAGGTTGTGCAATTCGCCGACACCCTGCCGCGTGTGGATCTGGTCCTGATGGACATCCGCCTGCCGTATGAAGACGGCTACCAGGCGCTGGAGAAAATCCGCGCTCATCACCGGTTGCAAAATACCCTGGTCGTTGCCGTAACCGCCGAGACCAGCGAGGAACAGATGAAACGCGCCCAGCAGGCCGGCTTCGACGGCTTCCTGGGTAAGCCTCTGGACCCGGATCGTTTCCCCAATCAGATCCGGTGCATCCTGAGCGGCGAACCCGTGTGGGAATGGCAGTAGCCCCCCTCGCCAGCCTATCCCCCGCGTTCTCTCTATCTCCTTACAGCCTGGGGGCGTGCACCCGGCACGCGCCGTCCTGACAGGGATCGGGGCGCCCCAGCAAGCGATTAAAGCGATAGCGATTGGCGGCGATCCAGCCATAAACCCGAGGTCCCAGCCAGGCAATTCCTGGCAGGCCAAGCAGTGGAGAAAGCCAGGCCAGAGGCGGCAATTCACGTAGCAGGGCGCGCACCCCCGCATAGCCCGTCTGCACCCGGCCATCTGGCGTCACGACATGAATCAGACCAAGCAGCGCCTCCTGAGTCAGCGATATCGCTGCATCGGAAAGCCGTTCCTGAACCCCTGCC from Anaerolineae bacterium includes the following:
- a CDS encoding response regulator, with protein sequence SGWQVVQFADTLPRVDLVLMDIRLPYEDGYQALEKIRAHHRLQNTLVVAVTAETSEEQMKRAQQAGFDGFLGKPLDPDRFPNQIRCILSGEPVWEWQ
- a CDS encoding DUF393 domain-containing protein, encoding MGRTVMIYDGLCGLCVGSMRAIQRLDWRERIDYLDAQDWAGVQERLSDAAISLTQEALLGLIHVVTPDGRVQTGYAGVRALLRELPPLAWLSPLLGLPGIAWLGPRVYGWIAANRYRFNRLLGRPDPCQDGACRVHAPRL